In Trichocoleus sp. FACHB-46, the genomic stretch TTTCATCCTCAGCAATATATCCCTCAACAGCAGTGGGCTTAGAGCTGGGGGTAGTGTCAGAACCACTAAATAAACTTTTCCAGAAACCCATGTAGGCGTGGTTAAGGTAAGTAGGAGTTAGAAGACAGTACTAGCTAGTATATCTTCCGAACTTGATTCTCATCGTTGCACTTATTCATCAGATTGATCGAGTTATTGAGAAAATCATCTGAGGAAATAAAAGTTGAACAATGAAAATTTGTGAGAAATTGACCTAAGGTTGAGTTTTGCACCTTGGCGATCGCTCTCTCGTCCAGGCTTCCGTTGTAGCAAGTGAGTTGTACTCCCCGTTATGGCCTCGGGTTTGAAATCGTCCACACTAGAACTGCTGAAGCGCTTCAACCGAGCGTTTCCCCAGTTCTATGAGCAATTTGTCAGTAGCGAGATTCAGTTACAAAACCTGAGACTGGCTTACCAGCTTTATAAAACCAAGCAAGCGGTGATTGAACTGAAACCGGAAGGTAGTAAGAGCGCGCTACATTTTGCCTACCGTAATCAGTCTTTTTTGCTCAGCGATATTTTTGGGGTTTTGGCAGCTTACGGGCTAACTATTCATAGCCTCAGCTTGTATGGGCAGATTTATCCACCCATGCTGGTTTTCATCAAGCTGGTTGTATCCCGAGGCGGCAAGACTTTAACCGAGAAAACTGCGGAGAATGTCTGTCGGGCAGTGCGAGAGGCATTGGCAGGACGATTTGAAGTGGAAGAAATGCTGGCAGTAGAGTTTAATCTAGACGCTGGCTTAGAGCAGGTAGAGACGGAGTTTTATGTAGACCCGGTGTTCCACCTCCCAGCCTTGCTAATTGAGGCCGACAACCAACCTGGCTTGTTTTACAAAGTCATGTACGCTATTTGGCAAGAAGATTTGCTAGTGGTCAATGCCAATCTTTTGGTGTGGCGAGGCCGAACCCGGTTAATTTTGTACTTGCTCGGCCCTAACGAGAATTTGATTCCAGAGTATTTGGGGCAAAAAATTGCTGAGGGAGTCCGACAGCGGTTGTTAGGACGACGACACTAAACTCAGCTTAGAAAGCGGCTCGATGCCCAAGACCTGTTGCTGTAAGGTCGGCTGCAATGTGGCTGAGGCCCCTAGGGTGTTTCGGTTGAACTTCGGGCTAGGATAAAAGTATGACCAGCATTAACGTCCTAGGAGTTCCGCACGCCTACGATTTGACGGCGGCTACTGCATCTCCCTCTGTCCTTGTTTTTATTCACGGTTGGCTCCTGAGCCGTCGATATTGGCAACCGTTAATTGAGCGGTTGTCGCCAGATTATCAGTGCTTGTCCTATGATTTGCGTGGGTTTGGCGAGTCGCAATGTTCTAGCTCCTATCACCAGCGCGGTTTGTCTAGTGCGACTGCGGAGTTGATGGATAGCGCGATCGCCCCACCTAAAGCTTCAAGATATACCCCCGCTGCTTACGCTCAAGATCTAGCCGTTTTATTGAAGCAGCTCAACATCACGAATGCTTGGTTAGTCGGTCACTCCTTGGGCGGGAGTATTGCGCTCTGGGCAGGGCAGCAGTTGCCTGAAGCTGTGAAAGGTGTGATTTGCCTCAATGCAGGGGGTGGCATTTACCTCAAAGAGGAATTTGAACGGTTTCGCTCGGCAGGAGCCAAGATTTTAAGATTTCGGCCTCGCTGGTTTGCACAACTGCCATTGATTGATTTGCTGTTTAGTCGTGCCACTGTCGCTCGTCCGATTGAGCGGGTTTGGGGACGGCAGCGGGTGATTGATTTTGTCATGGCTAATCCTCAAGCCGCCTTGGGAGCATTGCTGGATTCCACTACCGAAGAGGAGGTGCATCATCTCCCTCATGTGGTGTCCCGTTTGCCACAGCCTGTTTATTTTATGGCTGGGGCGGAAGATACGGTGATGGAACCCAAGTATGTGCGGCACCTAGCCAGTTTTCACCCCACTTTTCGAGCCTGTGGCGATAATGTGATTGAGATTTCCAATTGTGGGCATATGGCGATGGTGGAGCAGCCTGATACGGTAGTAACTCAACTACGGGCGATCGTGGCTCGGCACGAAGTTCAAGAGCAAGTAACGCCACGCTGAGTGGTTAGGTATTAGAGAATTGCGGCAGGGTATTGATAGAGCTGCATGACGTTGGCGATCGCTAACCGAGACTGTGCCCCTAGCGTGAGGGACGAAGTATGACCGTGATTCAGGTGGTCAGCGGCAGCACACCCAATCATGGCTGCATTATCGGTGCAAAATTTGAGGGGTGGAAAAAGCACCCGAAAATTATGAGTTTGGGCAGCGGTTTGTAAGTGACGGCGTAGGCTGCTGTTGGCGGCAACTCCTCCCCCAATCGCGATCGTGGTGAGACCATAATCGCGGGCACAGGCGATCGCTCGTCGAGTCAGCGATCGCGCCACCGTTTCTTGAAAGCTGGCAGCGAGGTCGGCAACGGGTAAAGGTTGATTGCTTTCCTGTTGAAGCTTTTGGGTTAAGCGCAGCACGGCAGTTTTTAGGCCGCTGAAGCTGGAGTCGTAAGGATGATGACCACCTTCGGGCCGCGAAACATTGCCTTCGGGCAAGGGAAAGGCTTGAGGATTGCCTTGAGTGGCAAGGCGATCGATTGCTGGACCACCGGGATAACCCAAGTCGAGCAAACGAGCCACTTTGTCAAAGGCTTCTCCTGCGGCATCATCGCGAGTTTGGCCTAAAGTTTCGTAGTGGCCACAAGCTTTGACGTAAATCAGACTGGTATGCCCACCCGAAACCAGCAAACAGAGAAAAGGTGGCTCTAGCGCTGGCTCGGTGAGGTAAGAAGCGTAAATATGGCC encodes the following:
- a CDS encoding alpha/beta fold hydrolase, whose product is MTSINVLGVPHAYDLTAATASPSVLVFIHGWLLSRRYWQPLIERLSPDYQCLSYDLRGFGESQCSSSYHQRGLSSATAELMDSAIAPPKASRYTPAAYAQDLAVLLKQLNITNAWLVGHSLGGSIALWAGQQLPEAVKGVICLNAGGGIYLKEEFERFRSAGAKILRFRPRWFAQLPLIDLLFSRATVARPIERVWGRQRVIDFVMANPQAALGALLDSTTEEEVHHLPHVVSRLPQPVYFMAGAEDTVMEPKYVRHLASFHPTFRACGDNVIEISNCGHMAMVEQPDTVVTQLRAIVARHEVQEQVTPR
- the tsaD gene encoding tRNA (adenosine(37)-N6)-threonylcarbamoyltransferase complex transferase subunit TsaD, whose product is MATVLALETSCDETAVAIVKNRQVLSSIVSSQIDIHQQYGGVVPEVASRHHVEMINLAIAQAFQEASLDWSAIDGIAATCAPGLVGALLVGLTAAKTLALVHQKPFIGIHHLEGHIYASYLTEPALEPPFLCLLVSGGHTSLIYVKACGHYETLGQTRDDAAGEAFDKVARLLDLGYPGGPAIDRLATQGNPQAFPLPEGNVSRPEGGHHPYDSSFSGLKTAVLRLTQKLQQESNQPLPVADLAASFQETVARSLTRRAIACARDYGLTTIAIGGGVAANSSLRRHLQTAAQTHNFRVLFPPLKFCTDNAAMIGCAAADHLNHGHTSSLTLGAQSRLAIANVMQLYQYPAAIL